In one window of Leifsonia sp. NPDC080035 DNA:
- a CDS encoding FAD-dependent oxidoreductase — MSRARVVVIGSGVAGAATAFALARRGAEVTIVDAGLPGRATDAGAGIIQPWSTRSGGDFYELYAASADYYPELIERLAEVGVADIGFRRSGALVVNRDESVVDDVQARVEARRAGAATMGTVERIDAAAARELFPPLADGFHALHIAGGARVDGRALRAGLLAGAHAHGAQSVDGRVLLGADGVPRVEERELPADAVVVAAGAWSNAVLERLGERIPVEPQRGQLTHLRVEADTRDWPSVHPVASNYLVCFDDSRVVVGATRETGSGFDPRVTAEGQLRVLEDALEVAPGLADATVIETRVGLRPLPEDDLPTVGPLAGHQGVWVNAGFGAGGLTMGPLVGDLLAERILDVSGTPSV, encoded by the coding sequence GTGAGCCGCGCGCGCGTCGTCGTCATCGGCAGCGGCGTCGCGGGCGCGGCGACGGCGTTCGCGCTGGCGCGCCGGGGCGCGGAGGTCACGATCGTGGATGCCGGGCTCCCCGGGCGCGCGACGGATGCGGGAGCGGGGATCATCCAGCCGTGGAGCACGCGCTCCGGAGGCGACTTCTACGAGTTGTACGCGGCGAGCGCCGACTACTACCCCGAGCTGATCGAGCGGCTGGCCGAAGTGGGCGTCGCCGACATCGGGTTCCGCCGCTCCGGCGCGCTCGTCGTCAACCGCGACGAGAGCGTCGTCGACGACGTGCAGGCCAGGGTCGAGGCTCGGCGCGCGGGCGCGGCGACCATGGGCACGGTCGAGCGGATCGACGCGGCCGCGGCACGGGAGCTGTTCCCGCCGCTCGCGGACGGGTTCCACGCTCTGCACATCGCCGGGGGCGCCCGGGTGGACGGGCGGGCCCTGCGCGCGGGGCTTCTCGCGGGTGCGCACGCTCACGGCGCGCAGAGCGTCGATGGGCGCGTGCTGCTCGGAGCGGACGGCGTCCCGCGGGTCGAGGAGCGCGAGCTCCCGGCGGATGCGGTGGTCGTCGCCGCAGGCGCGTGGAGCAACGCGGTGCTCGAGCGGCTCGGCGAGCGCATCCCCGTCGAACCGCAGCGCGGCCAGCTCACCCACCTGCGGGTGGAGGCGGACACGCGGGACTGGCCGTCCGTGCACCCCGTCGCCTCGAACTACCTCGTCTGCTTCGACGACTCCCGGGTCGTCGTCGGCGCGACCAGGGAGACCGGTTCCGGGTTCGACCCGCGGGTGACGGCCGAGGGCCAGCTCAGGGTGCTGGAGGACGCGCTCGAGGTGGCGCCCGGCCTCGCCGATGCGACCGTGATAGAGACCAGGGTGGGCCTCCGCCCGCTCCCGGAGGACGACCTGCCGACGGTGGGGCCGCTCGCGGGGCACCAGGGTGTGTGGGTCAACGCGGGCTTCGGGGCCGGCGGTCTGACGATGGGTCCGCTCGTCGGCGACCTGCTCGCCGAGCGGATCTTGGACGTTTCTGGGACGCCGTCGGTTTGA
- a CDS encoding alpha/beta hydrolase → MEIVLVPGYWLTANVWQGVVPALEAAGHHAHPVTRTGADVPEQVASIVAAVDAIGDPATCDVVLVGHSAGGPLADAVLDARPDRVSRIVFVDSAPLSPGDVVPSGLTPVDGVVPLPEWDDFEDADLMDLTEEQREAMRRDAVPEPGDVVTGAIELTDERRRAVPATVVACEFTGADLKRWVAAGEDFCRELGTLSDWEVVELPTGHWPMLTRPAELGAILAEAASR, encoded by the coding sequence ATGGAGATCGTGCTCGTCCCCGGATACTGGCTCACCGCGAACGTCTGGCAGGGGGTGGTGCCTGCGCTGGAAGCGGCGGGGCACCACGCGCATCCGGTGACGCGCACCGGCGCCGACGTGCCGGAGCAGGTCGCGTCGATCGTCGCTGCGGTCGACGCCATCGGCGACCCGGCGACCTGCGACGTGGTGCTCGTCGGCCACTCCGCGGGCGGCCCGCTCGCGGACGCCGTGCTCGACGCGCGGCCGGACCGGGTGTCGCGGATCGTCTTCGTCGACTCCGCGCCGCTCTCCCCCGGCGACGTCGTCCCGTCGGGCCTGACGCCCGTCGACGGTGTCGTTCCGCTTCCCGAGTGGGACGATTTCGAGGACGCGGACCTCATGGACCTGACCGAGGAGCAGCGCGAGGCGATGCGCCGCGACGCCGTGCCCGAACCGGGCGATGTGGTCACCGGCGCGATCGAGCTGACCGACGAGCGCCGGCGGGCGGTGCCGGCCACCGTCGTCGCGTGCGAGTTCACCGGGGCCGACCTGAAGCGCTGGGTCGCGGCGGGAGAGGACTTCTGCAGGGAGCTCGGCACGCTGTCCGACTGGGAGGTCGTGGAGCTGCCGACCGGGCACTGGCCGATGCTGACCCGCCCGGCCGAGCTCGGCGCGATCCTCGCCGAGGCGGCCTCGCGGTGA
- a CDS encoding LPXTG cell wall anchor domain-containing protein has translation MSRSTGKLDSPRRSRGARSLLGRTAAIVVALLAVGAAVGSPALGVPGSPGVPQAGATDVFFENFQNQTATNGIRIGQYTGGPAANNSTYVTSPNWAPTGNQCNGWILRSSTPRNATVTTVDSGCDATAWSFLQGMGTAIGLYRGEALATAQTNQILSAYTNGGSNPGPGVQVQTAQPITAGIIPGHFYLISAIYGAANCVSEGPTLNRQDPSLTFNLIQNQTGSGPAPGTGGGTVTPLATGLNPCTDANARVITTAGHTYHIARLNSAGFRMPSGVTSLGIQLYNAAGSYRGNDSGFDDPTIVDATPQLDKVFSPSTLQAGQSTTLTFTITNTDELSAKNGWSFTDTLPAGLAFSGPASTDCPAGVPTIDGTTISGTGNLTAGLASCTFTVPVTSATPGTFTNGPDNIGPIDGLLEPGDSTVVFTQPDLPGISLIKSTDVTDPAQYTVGRLVTYSFDVTNTGNVPLTAVDVTETSFSGAGTPPTITCPTTTLAVGAATTCTATYTIVQADVDVGSVTNAALASGTPPSGPAVTDTSSAVISGSEAPALNLVKTADASGVSAPAAVGDPVAYTITVTNTGNVTLEGVGVDDTLLGGDITLTWPGVAGTLAPGESVVATGTHAVTQTEIDAGHVTNTATATGSTAGGTDVTAGPQSTDTPLTPGPHLSITKAATPSFSTPPAVGDPIIFDFTITNDGNLTLHGVVLTDRLPGLSPPVYTWPGAAGVLAPGDTATATATYAITQADIDAGGVLNTAFATGTTPAGAETPSEPADTSTPITRAPAIALTKTADASGVQNPTRPGDPVVYLFAVTNTGNTTLTGVRITDSLAGLGPLTFVWPGADGVLEPGQQARATATYAVTGADIDAGEVVNSAVASGTASDESTVESPPAGTTTPLGAVANLSLVKSVSPNGPAQFVAGQLLTYSFVVTNTGNVPVGGVSIQETAFSGTGTMSTATCPGTVLQPGDQVTCTATYTLTQADIDAGRVTNTAIATGTTRDDVAVPSNESDAVVPAEPAPAVTLVKTADVTQVTEAGQTVTYSYVVTNVGNVTLGAPTVAETIFTGAGTAPTPACPPETTSLAPGASVTCTASYVVVAADLTGEPIANTATASASAPGQQTVTSPPASASVDTVVPGPPTPTPTPTPVPPPPGPSGEGSSPLAGTGSTISIAAIAVAGLLIISGAIVLLTRRRRRPGAR, from the coding sequence ATGAGTCGCAGCACGGGGAAGCTCGACTCGCCACGCCGCTCGCGCGGCGCGCGTTCCCTGCTGGGAAGGACGGCCGCGATCGTAGTCGCGCTGCTCGCCGTCGGAGCCGCCGTCGGCTCTCCGGCACTCGGCGTGCCGGGAAGCCCCGGAGTCCCACAGGCCGGTGCGACCGACGTCTTCTTCGAGAACTTCCAGAACCAGACGGCGACGAACGGCATCCGCATCGGCCAGTACACCGGCGGGCCGGCCGCGAACAACTCGACCTACGTGACGAGCCCGAACTGGGCGCCCACGGGCAACCAGTGCAACGGCTGGATCCTGCGCTCGAGCACCCCGCGCAACGCGACGGTCACCACTGTCGATTCTGGATGCGACGCGACGGCGTGGTCGTTCCTGCAGGGCATGGGCACGGCGATCGGCCTCTACCGCGGCGAGGCGCTCGCCACCGCGCAGACGAACCAGATCCTGTCGGCGTACACCAATGGCGGGTCGAATCCCGGGCCCGGTGTCCAGGTGCAGACGGCGCAGCCGATCACGGCGGGGATCATCCCCGGGCACTTCTATCTGATCAGTGCGATCTACGGCGCGGCGAACTGCGTGTCGGAGGGGCCGACGCTGAACAGGCAGGATCCGAGCCTCACCTTCAACCTGATCCAGAACCAGACCGGCTCCGGACCGGCCCCCGGCACGGGCGGCGGCACGGTCACGCCGCTGGCGACCGGCCTGAACCCGTGCACGGACGCGAACGCGCGCGTCATCACGACGGCGGGTCACACGTACCACATCGCCCGTCTGAACTCGGCGGGATTCCGGATGCCCTCGGGCGTCACCTCGCTCGGCATCCAGCTCTACAACGCCGCCGGCTCGTACCGCGGCAATGACTCCGGCTTCGACGACCCGACGATCGTGGATGCGACCCCGCAGCTCGACAAGGTGTTCTCGCCGTCAACGCTGCAGGCCGGGCAGAGCACGACGCTGACGTTCACCATCACGAACACGGACGAACTCTCGGCGAAGAACGGTTGGTCGTTCACCGACACGCTCCCAGCGGGACTCGCCTTCTCGGGTCCCGCCAGCACGGACTGCCCCGCCGGTGTGCCGACCATCGACGGCACCACGATCTCGGGCACCGGGAACCTGACCGCGGGGCTGGCGTCGTGCACGTTCACCGTGCCGGTCACCTCCGCCACGCCCGGCACCTTCACCAACGGCCCGGACAACATCGGCCCGATCGACGGACTCCTCGAGCCGGGCGACAGCACCGTGGTGTTCACCCAGCCCGATCTGCCCGGGATCTCGCTCATCAAGTCGACGGACGTCACCGACCCGGCCCAGTACACCGTCGGCCGCCTCGTCACCTACTCGTTCGACGTGACGAACACCGGCAACGTGCCGCTCACCGCGGTGGATGTGACCGAGACGTCGTTCAGCGGCGCCGGAACGCCGCCGACGATCACCTGCCCGACGACCACGCTGGCCGTCGGCGCGGCGACGACGTGCACGGCCACCTACACGATCGTCCAGGCCGACGTGGATGTGGGCAGCGTCACGAACGCCGCCCTCGCGAGCGGAACGCCGCCGTCCGGCCCCGCGGTCACCGACACCTCCTCCGCCGTCATCTCGGGGAGCGAGGCCCCGGCGCTCAACCTGGTGAAGACCGCCGACGCGTCCGGTGTCAGCGCTCCGGCCGCGGTCGGCGATCCGGTCGCATATACGATCACGGTCACGAACACTGGCAACGTCACCCTGGAGGGCGTCGGCGTCGACGACACCCTGCTCGGCGGCGACATCACGCTGACCTGGCCGGGAGTCGCAGGAACGCTCGCCCCGGGCGAGTCGGTCGTGGCGACGGGGACGCACGCGGTGACCCAGACCGAGATCGACGCGGGGCACGTCACCAACACCGCCACCGCGACGGGATCGACCGCGGGCGGAACGGACGTGACCGCGGGTCCGCAGAGCACGGACACGCCGCTGACGCCCGGTCCGCACCTGAGCATCACGAAGGCGGCGACGCCGTCGTTCTCGACGCCGCCCGCCGTGGGCGACCCGATCATCTTCGACTTCACGATCACGAACGACGGCAACCTCACCCTGCACGGCGTCGTCCTGACCGACCGGCTGCCCGGGCTCTCGCCGCCGGTCTACACGTGGCCGGGCGCGGCGGGCGTCCTCGCGCCGGGGGACACGGCGACGGCGACGGCGACCTACGCGATCACCCAGGCGGACATCGACGCCGGAGGGGTGCTGAACACCGCGTTCGCCACCGGGACCACCCCGGCAGGCGCGGAGACCCCGTCGGAGCCGGCCGACACCTCCACGCCGATCACGAGGGCTCCGGCGATCGCGCTGACGAAGACGGCGGACGCCTCCGGCGTGCAGAACCCGACGCGGCCGGGCGACCCCGTCGTCTACCTGTTCGCGGTGACGAACACCGGGAACACCACGCTCACGGGCGTCCGGATCACCGACAGCCTCGCGGGGCTCGGACCGCTGACCTTCGTCTGGCCGGGAGCGGACGGCGTGCTCGAACCCGGACAGCAGGCGCGTGCCACCGCCACCTACGCCGTCACGGGCGCCGACATCGACGCCGGTGAGGTCGTGAACAGCGCCGTGGCGAGCGGGACCGCATCGGACGAGAGCACGGTGGAGTCGCCTCCCGCGGGGACCACGACGCCGCTCGGCGCCGTTGCGAACCTCTCCCTCGTCAAGTCCGTCTCCCCGAACGGCCCCGCACAGTTCGTGGCCGGCCAGCTCCTCACCTACAGCTTCGTCGTGACCAACACCGGCAACGTCCCCGTCGGCGGGGTCAGCATCCAGGAGACGGCGTTCTCCGGCACCGGAACGATGAGCACGGCGACCTGCCCCGGAACGGTGCTCCAGCCCGGCGACCAGGTGACGTGCACGGCGACATACACGCTGACCCAGGCCGACATCGATGCGGGCCGGGTGACGAACACCGCTATCGCGACGGGGACGACACGCGACGATGTCGCGGTGCCGTCGAACGAGTCGGATGCGGTCGTGCCCGCCGAGCCCGCACCGGCGGTCACTCTGGTCAAGACGGCGGACGTGACGCAGGTCACCGAGGCCGGCCAGACCGTCACGTACTCGTACGTCGTGACGAATGTCGGCAACGTGACGCTCGGGGCGCCCACCGTGGCGGAGACCATCTTCACGGGTGCGGGGACGGCGCCGACGCCGGCCTGCCCGCCCGAGACGACCTCCCTCGCGCCGGGGGCGAGCGTGACCTGCACGGCGAGCTACGTCGTGGTCGCGGCCGACCTCACGGGGGAGCCCATCGCCAACACGGCGACCGCGTCCGCGTCGGCTCCGGGCCAGCAGACCGTGACATCGCCGCCGGCCTCCGCCTCCGTGGACACCGTCGTGCCCGGACCGCCGACCCCGACGCCGACCCCCACGCCGGTCCCGCCTCCGCCCGGGCCCTCCGGGGAGGGGTCGAGCCCGCTGGCCGGCACCGGCTCCACCATCTCGATCGCCGCGATCGCGGTCGCCGGACTGCTGATCATCTCCGGTGCGATCGTGCTGCTGACCAGGAGGCGGAGGCGTCCGGGGGCGCGCTGA
- a CDS encoding helix-turn-helix domain-containing protein, whose translation MTDSANSIRERRKAETAKALTDAARRLTIEHGLTGFTIDELAEEAGVSRRTFFNYFASKENAVIGVPVDRDESGAGERFAAAGPRGTAHLVDDLIELHLERWSFGGITADDVAQIVRAFEREPKLIGHMLSLAGESERDDIGLVERREGLPAGDLRAAAAVQLTGAILRAAAEEFFRAETTDELPDIVRRRVGVVRELFR comes from the coding sequence GTGACCGATAGTGCAAACTCCATCCGGGAGCGCCGCAAGGCCGAGACGGCCAAGGCGCTCACGGACGCCGCCCGGCGGCTCACCATCGAGCACGGCCTCACCGGGTTCACGATCGACGAGCTGGCCGAGGAGGCCGGGGTCTCCCGGCGCACCTTCTTCAACTACTTCGCGTCGAAGGAGAACGCGGTGATCGGCGTCCCGGTCGACCGCGACGAGTCCGGAGCGGGGGAGCGTTTCGCCGCCGCCGGTCCGCGGGGCACCGCGCACCTCGTCGACGACCTGATCGAGCTGCACCTGGAGCGCTGGTCGTTCGGCGGCATCACGGCGGACGACGTCGCCCAGATCGTGCGCGCCTTCGAGCGGGAGCCCAAACTCATCGGCCACATGCTCTCCCTCGCGGGCGAGAGCGAGCGCGACGACATCGGTCTCGTCGAGCGTCGCGAGGGCCTCCCGGCCGGGGACCTCCGCGCCGCCGCCGCCGTCCAGCTCACCGGCGCCATCCTCCGCGCCGCCGCCGAGGAGTTCTTCCGCGCCGAGACGACCGACGAGCTGCCGGACATCGTCCGCCGCCGCGTCGGGGTGGTCCGCGAGCTCTTCCGCTGA
- a CDS encoding MDR family MFS transporter — MTTATAPAPMLLTKRRIWIIFSALIAGMLLSSLDQTVVSTAMPTIVGDLGGVSHQVWITTAYILATTIVMPVYGKLGDVLGRRWLFIIAIAVFTAASIGCAFAGDFWTFVVFRAMQGLGGGGLMILSQAIIADIVPANERGKYLGPLGAIFGLSAVAGPLLGGFFVDHLTWQWAFYINIPVGIIALVIAVLALRLPNKKATQPIDILGIAFLSIATTCLIFFTDFGGDKAYGWGSMATWGWGIGLLAAAVAFVIAEARAKDPIIPLSLFRNPIFINATAIGLALGIGMFAAIGFVPTFLQMSSGTSAAASGLLMIPMMVGLLGTSIASGIAITKTGKYKLFPILGTIITGVAMVCMTTLAASTPIWLICVYLFVFGAGLGLIMQVVVLVVQNAVPASQLGTATSTNNYFREVGAALGTAVFGTLFTTRLTDNLTDVFTKAGASASDAAGATSSISPEVLNKLPEAIHTGVVDAYANALAPVFWYLLPFIGVAFLLALFLKQIPLSDQAGLVARGEAIGGEEAERLEAEQRGKAPRTAEAGPEAGPEADDAGELDGDGIREPDPVGR; from the coding sequence ATGACCACCGCCACAGCGCCGGCCCCGATGCTGCTCACCAAGCGCCGCATCTGGATCATCTTCAGCGCCCTGATCGCCGGGATGCTGCTCTCCAGCCTCGACCAGACGGTCGTCTCGACCGCCATGCCCACCATCGTCGGCGACCTCGGCGGCGTCTCCCACCAGGTGTGGATCACCACCGCCTACATCCTGGCCACCACCATCGTCATGCCGGTCTACGGCAAGCTCGGCGACGTGCTCGGCCGGCGCTGGCTGTTCATCATCGCGATCGCCGTCTTCACCGCCGCCTCCATCGGCTGCGCGTTCGCCGGCGACTTCTGGACGTTCGTCGTCTTCCGTGCCATGCAGGGCCTCGGCGGTGGCGGCCTGATGATCCTGTCGCAGGCGATCATCGCCGACATCGTCCCCGCCAACGAGCGCGGCAAGTACCTCGGCCCGCTCGGCGCGATCTTCGGGCTCTCGGCGGTCGCCGGGCCGCTCCTCGGCGGCTTCTTCGTCGACCACCTCACCTGGCAGTGGGCGTTCTACATCAACATCCCGGTCGGGATCATCGCCCTCGTCATCGCCGTGCTCGCGCTCCGGCTGCCGAACAAGAAGGCGACGCAGCCGATCGACATCCTCGGGATCGCGTTCCTCTCCATCGCCACCACCTGCCTGATCTTCTTCACCGACTTCGGCGGAGACAAGGCGTACGGCTGGGGCTCCATGGCCACCTGGGGCTGGGGAATCGGGCTGCTCGCCGCCGCGGTCGCCTTCGTGATCGCCGAGGCCAGGGCGAAGGACCCGATCATCCCGCTGTCCTTGTTCAGGAACCCGATCTTCATCAACGCGACCGCGATCGGCCTCGCGCTCGGCATCGGGATGTTCGCGGCCATCGGCTTCGTCCCGACCTTCCTGCAGATGTCGTCCGGCACCTCCGCCGCGGCCTCCGGCCTCCTGATGATCCCGATGATGGTCGGCCTCCTCGGCACCTCCATCGCCTCCGGGATCGCGATCACGAAGACCGGGAAGTACAAGCTGTTCCCGATCCTCGGCACGATCATCACCGGCGTCGCGATGGTCTGCATGACCACGCTCGCCGCCTCCACGCCGATCTGGCTGATCTGCGTCTACCTGTTCGTGTTCGGCGCCGGCCTCGGCCTGATCATGCAGGTGGTCGTCCTGGTGGTCCAGAACGCGGTGCCCGCGAGCCAGCTCGGCACCGCCACCTCCACGAACAACTACTTCCGCGAGGTCGGCGCCGCGCTCGGCACCGCCGTGTTCGGCACGCTGTTCACGACGCGCCTCACCGACAACCTCACCGACGTGTTCACGAAGGCGGGTGCGTCCGCCTCCGACGCGGCGGGGGCCACCTCGAGCATCAGCCCGGAGGTGCTCAACAAACTGCCGGAGGCGATCCACACCGGCGTCGTCGACGCCTACGCGAACGCCCTCGCGCCCGTGTTCTGGTACCTGCTGCCGTTCATCGGCGTCGCGTTCCTGCTGGCGCTCTTCCTCAAGCAGATCCCGCTCTCGGACCAGGCCGGTCTCGTGGCCCGCGGCGAGGCGATCGGCGGCGAGGAGGCCGAGCGGCTGGAGGCGGAGCAGCGCGGGAAGGCGCCGCGCACCGCAGAGGCGGGGCCGGAAGCGGGGCCGGAGGCGGACGACGCCGGAGAGCTCGACGGCGACGGGATCCGCGAACCGGATCCGGTCGGCCGCTGA
- a CDS encoding AMP-binding protein: MTDTTSTTRQGTPATNTEYDPSALRAVFEQHFTYASAVERNTHRYAARTALTDPPTGRSWTYAELGTVTGSLVAGLAEHGVGVGDIVAYQLMNTPEFAFLYVAAQGLRAVSSPMNFRLAPGETAHILDDARPAVFVYDTAAGESVATALELAEHRPAVIAGVGDGPLLDGTIRFDDLLVDGAPTFRAPEGASVWDETSRLYTSGTTGMPKAVPLTSLNEVLTAHDVIMHFPLAPTDKTMNMSPWFHRGGNYCAGPNTAFYVGAEVVTLPRFDAGVVLDSIQEQRLTYVIGAPTNLERLADAQEAEPRDLSSLHGIVTMGAPLDRAAALRYQSVLTPRIANGYGTTEAFWNTYLRPEDLPDAAGAAGRACLDDDVAVVKVYGGDDIAAPDDLAAKDGHEIGEVIMRSVKSGYAYVHNPEEEARKFRDGWIYPGDLASWDENEIVTIIGRKDDMIISGGENVHPVQVEEVLAAHPDVADSIVVGLPDDEWGEVVVAYVQPRSGRLADAQAAAAALEAHCKASVALADYKRPRRYAFVDELPYTATGKKQHFVLKERSRADAAAGLFVTP; encoded by the coding sequence ATGACCGACACCACCTCCACGACACGGCAGGGCACCCCCGCCACGAACACCGAGTACGACCCGTCCGCCCTGCGCGCGGTGTTCGAGCAGCACTTCACGTACGCGTCCGCCGTGGAGCGCAACACCCACCGCTACGCCGCGCGCACCGCCCTGACCGACCCGCCGACCGGGCGCAGCTGGACCTATGCCGAGCTCGGCACGGTCACCGGCAGTCTGGTGGCCGGGCTGGCCGAGCACGGCGTGGGCGTCGGCGACATCGTGGCGTACCAGCTGATGAACACGCCCGAGTTCGCCTTCCTGTACGTGGCCGCGCAGGGCCTGCGCGCCGTGAGCTCGCCGATGAACTTCCGGCTGGCCCCCGGCGAGACGGCGCACATCCTCGACGACGCGCGCCCCGCCGTCTTCGTCTACGACACCGCGGCGGGCGAGAGCGTGGCGACGGCGCTGGAGCTTGCGGAGCACCGCCCTGCGGTGATCGCCGGCGTCGGCGACGGACCGCTGCTGGACGGGACGATCCGGTTCGACGACCTGCTGGTCGACGGCGCCCCGACGTTCCGCGCGCCGGAGGGCGCCAGCGTGTGGGACGAGACCTCGCGCCTCTACACCAGCGGCACGACGGGGATGCCGAAGGCCGTCCCGCTGACGAGCCTCAACGAGGTGCTCACCGCGCACGACGTGATCATGCACTTCCCGCTGGCCCCGACCGACAAGACGATGAACATGTCGCCGTGGTTCCACCGCGGCGGCAACTACTGCGCCGGACCGAACACCGCGTTCTACGTTGGCGCCGAGGTGGTCACCCTGCCGCGGTTCGATGCGGGCGTCGTGCTCGACAGCATCCAGGAGCAGCGGCTCACCTACGTGATCGGCGCCCCGACGAACCTGGAACGGCTCGCCGACGCGCAGGAGGCGGAGCCGAGGGACTTGTCGTCACTGCACGGCATCGTGACGATGGGGGCGCCGCTCGATCGCGCCGCGGCGCTGCGCTATCAGAGCGTCCTCACCCCGCGGATCGCGAACGGGTACGGCACCACCGAGGCGTTCTGGAACACCTACCTGCGCCCGGAGGACCTGCCGGACGCCGCCGGCGCGGCCGGTCGCGCCTGCCTCGACGACGACGTGGCCGTGGTGAAGGTCTACGGCGGCGACGACATCGCCGCTCCGGACGACCTGGCGGCGAAGGACGGGCACGAGATCGGCGAGGTGATCATGCGCTCGGTCAAGAGCGGATACGCCTATGTGCACAACCCCGAGGAGGAGGCGCGCAAGTTCCGGGACGGCTGGATCTACCCGGGCGACCTCGCCAGCTGGGACGAGAACGAGATCGTCACGATCATCGGCCGCAAGGACGACATGATCATCTCCGGCGGCGAGAACGTGCACCCGGTCCAGGTGGAGGAGGTGCTCGCCGCGCATCCGGACGTCGCCGACAGCATCGTCGTCGGGCTGCCCGACGACGAGTGGGGCGAGGTCGTGGTGGCCTACGTGCAGCCGAGGTCGGGCCGGCTCGCCGACGCGCAGGCGGCCGCCGCTGCCCTGGAGGCGCACTGCAAGGCGAGCGTCGCGCTCGCCGACTACAAGCGTCCCCGCCGGTACGCGTTCGTGGACGAGCTGCCGTACACCGCGACCGGGAAGAAGCAGCACTTCGTGCTCAAGGAGCGCTCGAGGGCCGACGCCGCAGCCGGGCTGTTCGTCACGCCCTGA
- a CDS encoding SDR family oxidoreductase has protein sequence MTGGSRGIGRRIAELLAGDGMDVVLTYRREAESADAVVEGIRRQGGSARAHRLELESEADIDRLFEDEFGDGERLDVLVASAAASAFRPLAELSTRNLERSWATNVRSFVLLAQRAAQRMPAGGRIVAVTSYGSHRAFPLYGAIGSDKAAVESWVRHLAGELGPAGITVNAVNGGLIDTDSLHHFYGQGGVPGLDVMIPRIPMARLGTPDDMAEAVRFLASPGAGYITGHTLVVDGGMTVVAPPFRSELGRDDPTRSGTESTPEGRQHTAPPQGER, from the coding sequence GTGACCGGAGGCTCCCGCGGCATCGGCCGCCGCATCGCCGAACTGCTCGCGGGAGACGGGATGGACGTGGTCCTCACCTATCGTCGCGAGGCCGAGTCCGCGGACGCCGTTGTCGAGGGCATCCGGCGCCAGGGCGGCTCGGCGCGCGCCCACCGCCTGGAGCTGGAGAGCGAAGCGGACATCGATCGGCTGTTCGAGGACGAGTTCGGAGACGGCGAACGGCTGGACGTCCTGGTCGCCAGTGCCGCCGCCTCCGCCTTCCGCCCGCTCGCCGAGCTCAGCACGCGCAACCTCGAACGCTCCTGGGCGACCAACGTGCGCTCCTTCGTGCTGCTCGCCCAGCGCGCGGCGCAGCGCATGCCCGCCGGCGGCCGCATCGTCGCCGTGACCAGCTACGGCAGCCACCGCGCGTTCCCGCTGTACGGGGCGATCGGATCCGACAAGGCGGCCGTCGAGTCGTGGGTGCGGCACCTCGCCGGCGAGCTCGGACCGGCCGGCATCACGGTGAACGCCGTCAACGGCGGCCTGATCGACACCGACTCCCTGCACCACTTCTACGGCCAGGGCGGCGTGCCCGGCCTCGATGTGATGATCCCGCGCATCCCGATGGCGCGGCTCGGCACGCCGGACGACATGGCGGAGGCCGTGCGTTTCCTCGCCTCCCCCGGTGCCGGGTACATCACCGGGCACACCCTCGTCGTCGACGGCGGCATGACCGTCGTCGCGCCCCCGTTCCGGTCCGAGCTCGGCCGGGACGACCCCACCCGATCCGGAACGGAGTCGACGCCCGAAGGACGCCAGCACACCGCTCCTCCACAAGGAGAGAGATGA